In one window of Drosophila mauritiana strain mau12 chromosome X, ASM438214v1, whole genome shotgun sequence DNA:
- the LOC117146586 gene encoding aminopeptidase N: MIMLPWYLIVLHLCLPIGGTGAAASNLRPLHYNLSLLTEVEPLKLSGNFSGEVIIRLRVWRETRTIILSNNGLQVGENVFLVRRNTGGRVTVRKMWQASSVHQLGIVFNSMLWLGEEYTLVVQFSGQLSRASGYFVGGYMDSRHHPQWIAVTQLAPNLANTVFPCFENRTFLAPFILNLAHPRGTNAVSNMRVLKTSDHEKDDYIWTTFQQTPAMSVQKLAFSINRFTNRTSAEIPKGPALTTWLRPKIADQGDYAISITSQIIVFFISLFGKPYPAMKIDQLVLPDTAYQSHEHLGLVSYPEAAFLYSAQRSSTRAKQQVASHVAHEFAHHWLSDLENAALYWLHNGLSDYVSGFAVDNVEPAWRFHELSMVRQALGVLVEDSKGSAHPMSLAYASMSSDTQANQKSALLFRMLHSLIGTQAFVDALRLYLQRSHKGSSFHQAFLWHTLQEESDNQMSLRQDIKVSQLMDSWTMQPGYPLIRVVRNYDTNEVTVSQERFLRNPGKLMQKRQQCWWVPLTFATAGIDSFVSTLPSEWLTCQGRQSASPLILNEVAQPDKWVVFNLRLATPCRVTYDERNWQLIGNALSGTNANSIDRFTRAQLISDVLNLAGAGVVTYDLALNFLRHLRNEDEFIVWQAADKYLEWLHRTLRQTTIISTFKGFMKDLMQTKFDELFKRDDPAAKNGNITELMVIVLQLSCRTDLESCAEFALKEFASLTLETNRIPVDLSETIYCTAIQFGTEADWTLLRRLYTRSNVSEERRILLSAMACSRENWALEKLLNLAFAGRYMPKNDVLLIFSAVAQNPLGYNLAKKYLVDNIKAIIKLYGSNTNELAQLVTVLMKEVTTEEELNALRMFMRTDLQNLPGFETAFRRILELGEDNIAWHTRQYHNLLAAVCNITGSIEPQCIY; the protein is encoded by the exons ATGATAATGCTGCCCTGGTACTTGATTGTTTTGCACCTATGCCTGCCTATAGGTGGAACTGGAGCAGCTGCGTCTAACCTTCGCCCTCTGCACTACAATCTCAGCCTGCTGACCGAGGTGGAACCGTTGAAACTGAGTGGAAACTTCAGCGGCGAGGTTATCATCCGGCTGCGCGTGTGGCGCGAAACTCGCACGATTATCCTCAGTAATAATGGCCTGCAAGTGGGGGAAAACGTGTTTCTAGTCCGGAGGAACACCGGTGGTCGGGTGACGGTGCGCAAAATGTGGCAAGCTAGCAGCGTCCACCAACTTGGCATCGTGTTCAATAGTATGCTCTGGTTGGGCGAGGAGTACACGCTGGTGGTCCAGTTTAGTGGCCAGTTGTCCCGCGCCAGTGGCTACTTTGTGGGCGGCTACATGGATTCCAGACATCATCCGCAGTGGATAGCGGTCACGCAGTTGGCTCCCAATCTGGCCAACACCGTCTTTCCCTGTTTCGAGAATCGCACCTTCCTCGCTCCCTTCATCCTTAATTTAGCGCATCCCAGGGGCACCAATGCCGTGAGCAACATGCGAGTACTCAAAACCTCCGA CCATGAAAAGGATGACTACATATGGACTACCTTTCAGCAGACACCAGCGATGTCAGTACAGAAATTGGCCTTCTCCATCAATCGGTTCACCAATCGAACGTCCGCGGAGATCCCTAAAGGCCCCGCGCTGACCACCTGGCTGCGACCGAAGATCGCCGATCAGGGAGACTACGCCATCAGCATTACATCGCAGATTATTGTCTTCTTTATTAGCCTCTTTGGAAAGCCGTACCCTGCGATGAAGATTGACCAACTGGTTCTGCCCGACACGGCCTATCAG AGTCACGAGCATTTGGGATTGGTGAGCTACCCGGAGGCAGCATTCCTCTACAGCGCGCAGCGCTCGTCGACTAGGGCCAAGCAGCAGGTGGCCAGTCACGTGGCCCACGAGTTTGCCCACCACTGGCTCTCCGATCTGGAGAATGCCGCCCTCTACTGGCTGCACAATGGCCTCTCCGACTATGTGTCCGGATTTGCCGTGGACAATGTGGAGCCCGCCTGGCGGTTCCATGAGCTATCCATGGTCCGACAAGCATTGGGTGTACTAGTTGAGGACTCCAAAGGCAGTGCTCATCCCATGAGTCTTGCTTACGCCTCGATGTCCTCAGATACCCAGGCGAATCAGAAGTCAGCCCTTCTATTCCGCATGCTGCACTCACTCATTGGCACCCAG GCCTTTGTAGACGCGTTGCGCCTGTACCTGCAGCGCTCCCACAAGGGATCCTCCTTCCACCAGGCATTCCTGTGGCACACATTGCAGGAGGAGTCGGACAACCAGATGAGCTTGCGTCAGGATATCAAAGTGAGCCAGCTGATGGACTCGTGGACAATGCAACCGGGTTATCCGCTTATCCGAGTGGTGCGCAATTATGATACCAACGAGGTGACCGTATCGCAAGAGCGCTTTCTGCGCAATCCCGGCAAGCTTATGCAGAAACGCCAACAATGCTGGTGGGTGCCACTGACCTTCGCAACAGCCGGCATCGATAGCTTTGTATCGACGCTGCCCAGCGAATGGCTGACCTGCCAGGGCAGACAGTCCGCCAGTCCGCTTATCCTTAACGAGGTGGCCCAACCAGACAAGTGGGTGGTCTTCAATCTCCGGCTGGCCACGCCCTGTCGCGTTACCTATGACGAGCGCAACTGGCAGCTGATTGGAAATGCTCTTTCCGGAACAAATGCCAACAGCATCGACCGCTTCACCCGGGCGCAGCTGATCAGCGATGTCCTCAACCTGGCCGGCGCCGGGGTTGTCACCTACGATCTGGCCCTGAACTTTCTGAGACATCTGCGAAACGAGGACGAGTTCATCGTGTGGCAGGCGGCGGACAAGTATCTGGAGTGGCTCCATCGCACCCTGCGGCAAACCACCATAATCTCTACATTCAAG GGCTTCATGAAAGACCTAATGCAGACCAAGTTTGATGAGCTTTTTAAGAGAGATGACCCTGCGGCTAAAAATGGAAACATTACCGAACTGATGGTGATCGTCCTGCAGTTGTCCTGCCGAACTGATCTGGAATCCTGTGCGGAATTCGCCCTCAAGGAATTCGCTAGCCTTACCTTGGAGACCAATCGCATTCCTGTTGATCTAAGCGAAACCATCTATTGCACTGCCATTCAGTTTGGAACGGAAGCTGATTGGACGCTGCTGAGGAGGCTATACACGCGGTCAAATGTGAGCGAAGAGCGAAGGATCCTTCTGAGTGCCATGGCTTGCAGTCGAGAAAACTGGGCGCTGGAAAAGCTGCTCAACCTGGCCTTTGCCGGTCGATACATGCCCAAGAACGATGTCCTGCTGATTTTCAGTGCCGTGGCGCAGAATCCTTTGGGCTATAACCTAGCCAAGAAATACCTGGTGGACAACATCAAGGCAATCATTAAATT ATATGGAAGTAATACCAATGAACTAGCACAGCTAGTTACCGTTCTCATGAAAGAGGTCACCACGGAAGAAGAGCTAAACGCTTTACGAATGTTCATGAGAACCGATCTCCAGAATCTTCCGGGCTTCGAAACAGCCTTTCGTCGAATCCTGGAACTGGGCGAAGACAACATAGCCTGGCATACCCGACAATACCATAATCTGCTGGCCGCCGTTTGCAATATAACTGGGTCCATAGAGCCGCAGTGCATCTACTAG